A genomic stretch from Perognathus longimembris pacificus isolate PPM17 chromosome 5, ASM2315922v1, whole genome shotgun sequence includes:
- the Riox2 gene encoding ribosomal oxygenase 2 isoform X2 has product MPKKVKLARKELGPVPCKQAKVEAASVPSILNFANPSSLFESLISPIKTETFFKEFWEQKPLLIQRDDPTLATYYHSLFRLTDLKSLCSQGVYYGRDVNVCRCVNGKKKVLNKDGKAHFLQLRKDFDQKRATIQFHQPQRFKDELWRIQEKLECYFGSLVGSNVYITPAGSQGLPPHYDDVEVFILQLEGEKHWRLYPPTVVLAREYSVEAETRIGKPTHEFTLKPGDLLYFPRGTIHQADTPPGLAHSTHVTISTYQNNSWGDFLLDSISGLVFDTLKEDVELRTGIPRQLLMVEPTTVATRRLSGFLRVLADRLEGTKELLSSDMKKDFVMHRLPPYHAGEGTELLTPGGKLPRVDSTVRLQFRDHIVLTVGPDQDPSDEAQEKMVYLYHSLKNRRETHMMGNEEETEFHGLRFPLSHMDALKQIWNSSAISVKDLQLSTDEEKESLVLSLWTECLIQVM; this is encoded by the exons ATGCCAAAGAAAGTCAAGCTTGCAAGAAAGGAGCTGGGACCTGTTCCCTGTAAGCAGGCAAAGGTGGAGGCAGCCAGTGTGCCTTCCATCTTAAATTTTGCCAACCCCAGTAGTCTCTTTGAAAGTTTAATCTCACCCATCAAGACAGAGACATTTTTCAAGGAATTCTGGGAGCAGAAGCCCCTTCTCATTCAGCGAGATGACCCTACATTGGCCACATATTACCACTCCCTGTTCAGGCTAACAGATCTGAAGAGTCTGTGTAGCCAAGGTGTGTACTATGGACGGGATGTGAATGTCTGCCGGTGTGTCAATGGCAAGAAGAAGGTTTTAAATAAAGATGGCAAAGCACACTTTCTTCAATTGAGAAAAGATTTTGATCAGAAAAGGGCAACAATTCAGTTTCACCAACCACAGAGATTTAAG gaTGAGCTTTGGAGGATCCAGGAGAAGCTGGAATGTTACTTTGGTTCTTTGGTTGGCTCAAATGTGTATATCACCCCTGCAGGCTCTCAGGGCCTGCCTCCACATTATGATGACGTTGAG GTTTTCATCCTGCAGCTGGAGGGAGAGAAGCACTGGCGCCTCTACCCACCCACGGTGGTCCTGGCACGAGAATACAGTGTGGAGGCTGAGACACGAATTGGGAAACCGACACACGAGTTCACTTTAAAG ccGGGTGATTTGTTATACTTTCCCAGAGGGACCATCCATCAGGCAGATACTCCTCCAGGGCTGGCCCACTCTACTCATGTGACCATCAGCACCTACCAGAACAA TTCATGGGGAGATTTCCTTTTGGACAGCATTTCGGGGCTTGTGTTTGATACTTTAAAGGAAGATGTGGAGTTACGGACTGGAATACCCCGACAGCTGCTTATG GTGGAGCCCACAACTGTGGCAACGAGAAGATTAAGTGGCTTCCTGAGAGTTCTTGCAGACCGGCTGGAGGGCACAAAAGAACTGCTATCATCAGACATGAAGAAGGATTTTGTTATGCACAGACTCCCCCCTTACCATGCAGGAGAAGGAACAGAGCTATTGACACCAG GTGGGAAGTTACCAAGGGTGGACAGTACAGTGAGACTACAGTTCAGAGATCACATCGTCCTCACAGTAGGACCAGATCAGGATCCATCT gatgaaGCTCAAGAAAAAATGGTTTATCTCTATCATTCTCTAAAGAATAGAAGAGAGACACACATGATGGGAAATGAGGAGGAAACAGAG TTCCATGGACTTCGCTTTCCTTTATCACACATGGATGCACTGAAGCAAATTTGGAATAGTTCAGCTATTTCTGTCAAGGACCTGCAACTCAGCACAGATGAGGAAAAGGAGAGCCTGGTGTTATCCCTCTGGACAGAATGCTTAATACAAGTCATGTAA
- the Riox2 gene encoding ribosomal oxygenase 2 isoform X1 translates to MPKKVKLARKELGPVPCKQAKVEAASVPSILNFANPSSLFESLISPIKTETFFKEFWEQKPLLIQRDDPTLATYYHSLFRLTDLKSLCSQGVYYGRDVNVCRCVNGKKKVLNKDGKAHFLQLRKDFDQKRATIQFHQPQRFKDELWRIQEKLECYFGSLVGSNVYITPAGSQGLPPHYDDVEVFILQLEGEKHWRLYPPTVVLAREYSVEAETRIGKPTHEFTLKPGDLLYFPRGTIHQADTPPGLAHSTHVTISTYQNNSWGDFLLDSISGLVFDTLKEDVELRTGIPRQLLMQVEPTTVATRRLSGFLRVLADRLEGTKELLSSDMKKDFVMHRLPPYHAGEGTELLTPGGKLPRVDSTVRLQFRDHIVLTVGPDQDPSDEAQEKMVYLYHSLKNRRETHMMGNEEETEFHGLRFPLSHMDALKQIWNSSAISVKDLQLSTDEEKESLVLSLWTECLIQVM, encoded by the exons ATGCCAAAGAAAGTCAAGCTTGCAAGAAAGGAGCTGGGACCTGTTCCCTGTAAGCAGGCAAAGGTGGAGGCAGCCAGTGTGCCTTCCATCTTAAATTTTGCCAACCCCAGTAGTCTCTTTGAAAGTTTAATCTCACCCATCAAGACAGAGACATTTTTCAAGGAATTCTGGGAGCAGAAGCCCCTTCTCATTCAGCGAGATGACCCTACATTGGCCACATATTACCACTCCCTGTTCAGGCTAACAGATCTGAAGAGTCTGTGTAGCCAAGGTGTGTACTATGGACGGGATGTGAATGTCTGCCGGTGTGTCAATGGCAAGAAGAAGGTTTTAAATAAAGATGGCAAAGCACACTTTCTTCAATTGAGAAAAGATTTTGATCAGAAAAGGGCAACAATTCAGTTTCACCAACCACAGAGATTTAAG gaTGAGCTTTGGAGGATCCAGGAGAAGCTGGAATGTTACTTTGGTTCTTTGGTTGGCTCAAATGTGTATATCACCCCTGCAGGCTCTCAGGGCCTGCCTCCACATTATGATGACGTTGAG GTTTTCATCCTGCAGCTGGAGGGAGAGAAGCACTGGCGCCTCTACCCACCCACGGTGGTCCTGGCACGAGAATACAGTGTGGAGGCTGAGACACGAATTGGGAAACCGACACACGAGTTCACTTTAAAG ccGGGTGATTTGTTATACTTTCCCAGAGGGACCATCCATCAGGCAGATACTCCTCCAGGGCTGGCCCACTCTACTCATGTGACCATCAGCACCTACCAGAACAA TTCATGGGGAGATTTCCTTTTGGACAGCATTTCGGGGCTTGTGTTTGATACTTTAAAGGAAGATGTGGAGTTACGGACTGGAATACCCCGACAGCTGCTTATG CAGGTGGAGCCCACAACTGTGGCAACGAGAAGATTAAGTGGCTTCCTGAGAGTTCTTGCAGACCGGCTGGAGGGCACAAAAGAACTGCTATCATCAGACATGAAGAAGGATTTTGTTATGCACAGACTCCCCCCTTACCATGCAGGAGAAGGAACAGAGCTATTGACACCAG GTGGGAAGTTACCAAGGGTGGACAGTACAGTGAGACTACAGTTCAGAGATCACATCGTCCTCACAGTAGGACCAGATCAGGATCCATCT gatgaaGCTCAAGAAAAAATGGTTTATCTCTATCATTCTCTAAAGAATAGAAGAGAGACACACATGATGGGAAATGAGGAGGAAACAGAG TTCCATGGACTTCGCTTTCCTTTATCACACATGGATGCACTGAAGCAAATTTGGAATAGTTCAGCTATTTCTGTCAAGGACCTGCAACTCAGCACAGATGAGGAAAAGGAGAGCCTGGTGTTATCCCTCTGGACAGAATGCTTAATACAAGTCATGTAA